CGGTTCAGCAGGCCGATCGGATTGGTCAACGACTTAAGGTCCAGCACGGAGATGTTCTGTGCGATGGACAGTTCTAAAAACACACCCGACCCCTTGCGGTCTTCGGAGAGATAGACGATGCCGGCCTTCACGGCATCGGAATAGGCGCGGATCGGCTGCGCCTTGCCATGCAGGCGCAGCGCACCCGCCGAGCGCGATCTGAGCCCGCAGATGCCTTCGGCGATTTCGGTGCGACCGGAGCCGATGAGGCCCCCGATTCCGAGGATCTCTCCCTTGCATAGGTTAAAGCTCACATCATGGAAACGCTCGCCGTCGCCGATATTGTTGACCTCCAGGATCGTCTCCCCGGACGCGTCGTCCGCACCGAGCTTGTCTGGATAGAGCTGCGTGATCTCGCGCCCCACCATGCGGCGCACCACCTCGTCTGGCGTGATGTCGGCGATGTGGCCGGTACACACGCAGCGCCCGTCACGGAACACGGTAACCCGGTCGCACAGGCTGAAAATCTCGGCCATGCGATGGCTAATATAGATGATCGAAATGCCGTTCGCCTTAAGGTCGCGTATGATCGCAAAAAGCTGCCGCGCCTCGGTTTCGGTCAGCGCCGCGGTAGGCTCGTCCAGGATCAGCACGCGGCAGTCGAGCGTCAGAGCCTTGGCGATCTCGACGAGTTGCTGGCTGGAAATCGGCAGGTCCGCAACCTTGCGGCGGACGTCGATGGCGGCAAGACGGTTCATGACGGCCTGTGCATCGCGCTCCAGGGCGCGATAGTTCATGAAGGGAGCATTGCGGCGGTTGGTCGCCGCCATGAACATGTTTTCGGCCACCGTTGCATCCGGGCAGAGCGCGATTTCCTGGTGTACGAGCCCGATGCCGAGCGACTGGGCCGCGGCGGGGGAGGATATTCGCACGACCTTGCCGTCCACGCGAATTTCGCCTTCGGTCGGCTGCAGCACACCGGCGATGATGTTCATCAGCGTCGATTTGCCGGCGCCGTTCTCGCCGCAGAGCGCATGGACTTCGCCGCGCTCCAGCGTGAAATCGACGTCAGTCAACGCTGTCACCGCCCCGAAATGCTTGGTCACGCCATGAATGGTGAGCACCGGCTCCGCCATCGTCTTCCTCCCCGCGTCACGACCGTCCGCACCGAGGGTGCGGACGGCGATCCTTAGAAGCTTATTCCTCGATGCCCTTCGTGCCACGACGCTTCAAGTACTTGTCCCAGTAGAAGTCGTCGGCATTTTCCGCCGTCACAATGGACAGGCCGTTATCGACAACCGGGATGCTCATCGGGTTGAAGCCGGAGCGCTTGGCGTCGTTCATCGGGTCTATCAGTTCCGGATGCTTGGCGAACCACAGCAGCATGAAGCCCATATAGCCCTGCATGCCCTGGTTGGGGTTGATTGAGCCGAAGACTTCACCGGCCTTGATCATGTCGAGGATGTTGGCATTGACATCCGCGCACATGACGAGGATCTTGCCGCCGCTTTCCTTGTTTGCCTGCGCGGCGCCGATCGCCGAGTTCGCTTCGGGCATGAAGACCGCGCCGAGGTTCGGATTGGCCTGAATAAGGCTCGAAAGCCCCTGATAGGCCTTGGTCGGGTCCTGATTGGAAGCCGCGCGACCGACGAGCTTCATGTCCGGCCACTTCTCTTCCATGCGGGCGATAAAGGCCACGATGCGCTTGTCATGGTTGTCCTGGCCCGGATTCTCGAGAACCGCATATTCGCCCTTGCCGCCCATCTTCTCGGCGATCGCGTCGGCGGCATAGGTACCTTCGCGGGTGTTGTCCGAGGTAATGAAGGAGACGCGCTTGGAAAGCGGGGAGTCGGCCGCAAACGTGGCGACCGCCGTGCCCTGGTCGATCGCGCGGTTGATCGGCTCGATGAACGGATCGGAGTTCATCGGATGCACGAGAATGCCGGCCGGGTTCTGTGCCAAGGCTTGGTCGAAGGTGGCGATCTGCTTGTTGACGTCATATTCCGGCGTGCCGGTATATTCCGTCTCACAGCCGAGCTGCCGGCCGGCCTGCTTGAACATTTCATAGACGGGAAACCAGTATTCCACGCCCGACACCATGACGTTCATGACGTATTTTTCGCCCGGCTTACAGCGGAACGGGTTTTCCGTTTCGGCGGCCGCGGAACCGGCAAAAAGCGTTGCCGTAAGGACCGCCATCGCGGTCGTGCTGAGAAAAGTGCGCAAGTGTCCTCCTCGAGGCCGAAGCCCCTCCCAAAAGCCCAAAGGGCGCCAAACCGACGCCGGTGATCGCTGTGATGACCGGATTTCCTCCTCGAAGTCCGGTATGGACAGCTAAACGCAAGGTGTAGCGCATGTCAATATAATTCATGTG
This Rhizobium sullae DNA region includes the following protein-coding sequences:
- a CDS encoding substrate-binding domain-containing protein — its product is MRTFLSTTAMAVLTATLFAGSAAAETENPFRCKPGEKYVMNVMVSGVEYWFPVYEMFKQAGRQLGCETEYTGTPEYDVNKQIATFDQALAQNPAGILVHPMNSDPFIEPINRAIDQGTAVATFAADSPLSKRVSFITSDNTREGTYAADAIAEKMGGKGEYAVLENPGQDNHDKRIVAFIARMEEKWPDMKLVGRAASNQDPTKAYQGLSSLIQANPNLGAVFMPEANSAIGAAQANKESGGKILVMCADVNANILDMIKAGEVFGSINPNQGMQGYMGFMLLWFAKHPELIDPMNDAKRSGFNPMSIPVVDNGLSIVTAENADDFYWDKYLKRRGTKGIEE
- a CDS encoding sugar ABC transporter ATP-binding protein, with product MAEPVLTIHGVTKHFGAVTALTDVDFTLERGEVHALCGENGAGKSTLMNIIAGVLQPTEGEIRVDGKVVRISSPAAAQSLGIGLVHQEIALCPDATVAENMFMAATNRRNAPFMNYRALERDAQAVMNRLAAIDVRRKVADLPISSQQLVEIAKALTLDCRVLILDEPTAALTETEARQLFAIIRDLKANGISIIYISHRMAEIFSLCDRVTVFRDGRCVCTGHIADITPDEVVRRMVGREITQLYPDKLGADDASGETILEVNNIGDGERFHDVSFNLCKGEILGIGGLIGSGRTEIAEGICGLRSRSAGALRLHGKAQPIRAYSDAVKAGIVYLSEDRKGSGVFLELSIAQNISVLDLKSLTNPIGLLNRRAEAALAEDFARRLSVRMGGIEAPVKALSGGNQQKVALAKQLAVKPKVILMDEPTRGIDVGAKAEIHRLLRELARSGIGIIVISSEMPELLGLCDRVLVIREGRIAGELGPDEMTEEAVIRLASGVGTAKAASHAA